A genomic stretch from Penicillium digitatum chromosome 4, complete sequence includes:
- a CDS encoding TOM1, putative encodes MSANSIKLLTGNSHPELANLVADRLGIELTKIMVLQYSNQETSVTIGESVRDEDVFILQSTKPNDINDGLMELLIMINACKTASARRITAVIPNFPYARQDKKDKSRAPITAKLMANMLQTAGCNHVITMDLHASQIQGFFNVPVDNLYAEPSMLKYIRENLDVSNCVIVSPDAGGAKRATAIADRLDLQFALIHKERARPNEVSRMVLVGNVKDKVAIIVDDMADTCGTLAKAAETVMQHGATEVNAIVVHGILSGKAIENLNGSCLKRIIVSNTVPLGDKQEQCDKIHTIDISPTLAEACRRTHNGESVSFLFSHTVG; translated from the exons ATGTCGGCCAACTCCATTAAGCTCTTGACTGGTAACAGTCACCCAGAGCTTGCCAACCTAGTTGCTGATCG GCTCGGCATTGAGTTGACCAAGATCATGGTCTTGCAATACTCCAACCAAGAAACCAGTGTCACAATCGGAGAGAGCGTCCGGGACGAAGATG TCTTCATTCTCCAATCGACAAAACCCAATGACATCAACGATGGACTCATGGAGCTCCTGATTATGATCAACGCTTGCAAGACTGCCTCGGCCCGCCGCATCACAGCCGTCATCCCCAACTTCCCTTATGCCCGCCAAGATAAGAAGGACAAGAGCCGTGCTCCTATCACCGCCAAGTTGATGGCGAACATGCTTCAGACCGCCGGCTGCAACCACGTTATCACTATGGACCTGCACGCCAGTCAGATCCAGGGCTTCTTCAATGTCCCCGTCGATAACCTGTACGCCGAGCCCAGCATGCTCAAGTATATCCGTGAGAACCTCGATGTCAGCAACTGCGTCATCGTCAGTCCAGATGCTGGCGGTGCCAAGCG TGCTACTGCTATTGCCGATCGTTTGGACTTGCAATTCGCGCTTATTCACAAGGAACGTGCCCGCCCCAATGAGGTCTCACGTATGGTCCTTGTCGGTAACGTCAAGGATAAGGTCGCTATCATCGTTGACGATATGGCCGATACCTGCGGCACGCTCGCCAAGGCGGCCGAAACGGTCATGCAGCACGGTGCCACCGAAGTCAACGCCATCGTTGTACACGGCATTCTGTCCGGCAAGGCGATCGAGAACCTGAACGGCAGCTGCCTCAAGCG CATTATCGTCAGCAACACTGTCCCATTGGGCGACAAGCAAGAGCAGTGCGACAAGATCCATACGATCGATATCAGCCCGACATTGGCAGAGGCATGCCGTCGTACGCACAACGGCGAGTCGGTTAGCTTCTTGTTCTCGCACACCGTGGGGTAA
- a CDS encoding 40S ribosomal protein eS6 has protein sequence MKLNVSYPANGSQKIIEIDDERKLRPFMEKRMGAEVVGDALGDEFKGYVFKITGGNDKQGFPMKQGVLLPTRTRLLLADGHSCYRPRRTGERKRKSVRGAITGLDLAVLALSIVKQGEGELPGLTDTVVPKRLGPKRATKIRRFFGLDKKDDVRKFVIRRTVTKEGKQDYTKAPKIQRLVTPQRLQRKRQRVAIKRRRAETARDAANDYAKLLAGRVHEEKAKRDELRKRRASSMRK, from the exons ATGAAGCTCAACGTCTCCTACCCGGCCAATGGGTCCCAGAAAATTATCGAGATCGACGATGAGCGCAAGCTCCGTCCCTTCATGGAGAAGCGCATGGGCGCCGAA GTTGTCGGCGATGCTCTCGGTGATGAGTTCAAGGGTTACGTCTTCAAGATTACTGGTGGTAACGACAAGCAGG GTTTCCCCATGAAGCAGGGTG TTCTCCTCCCCACCCGTACCCGTCTCCTCCTCGCCGACGGCCACAGCTGCTACCGCCCCCGCCGCACCGGTGAGCGCAAGCGCAAGTCCGTCCGTGGTGCCATCACCGGTCTGGACCTTGCCGTCCTTGCTCTGTCCATCGTCAAGCAGGGCGAGGGTGAGCTCCCCGGTCTCACCGACACCGTTGTCCCCAAGCGTCTCGGCCCCAAGCGTGCCACCAAGATCCGCCGCTTCTTCGGTCTCGACAAGAAGGACGACGTTCGCAAGTTCGTCATCCGCCGTACCGTCACCAAGGAGGGAAAGCAGGACTACACCAAGGCCCCCAAGATCCAGCGTCTGGTTACTCCCCAGCGTCTCCAGCGCAAGCGCCAACGCGTTGCTATCAAGCGCCGCCGTGCTGAGACTGCCCGCGATGCTGC TAACGACTACGCCAAGCTCCTTGCCGGCCGTGTCCACGAGGAGAAGGCCAAGCGTGATGAGCTCCGCAAGCGGAGGGCTTCCTCCATGCGGAAGTAA
- a CDS encoding High mobility group, superfamily: protein MSSNGSLKPVGPMISTKELPLRDRSDRSSSSSASSASPIKSQKESVMQFCLCQPDPKIPRPRNAFILYRQHYQAMVVAHNPGLANPEISKIIGEQWRSLSEDDKSKWKALAEEEKARHQQQYPDYRYQPRRCGGRLMNAPASPMTPFTPSSGLGYRPPSNFSVSSPHPNNVPPKSVQGHEKDPNPVPKSAKMDHDPHSRHRHWEGPGGRSPDNKRRRVSHSSFKPTLHPSYRDHSPGNGIPESPHPMTPWSARPDMPPRHLPMLQPQRPYQSVPGQPHPDPSLKLPPLQTTTPVMTPITPFPQEGSSVEATVMTIPFLNKIKVLAKISPPLLPSFRDGIPPARGPVIAVDGQDPELVQTAVEYLNNLLQKETKYHVRVFDGPEIKAPRPTSAEAGQMGDATVDYLNTISAWHRISDEIIGFVKSTSRAGSVDARSIVTDEEPLVPNVSPRTLIPKTANMHIHSPAQSSENGSETSAITAGSHYGVPIALVPRYQLTTADAFACSTPIGDSYAPLDHWQWMASLWRACVGPDITVYIRECGKEELDRMGGNPVEVRLQDARTVVLRKVVGRDLEEKALKRMGFEIEDFLTQ, encoded by the exons ATGTCCTCCAATGGCTCCCTCAAGCCTGTCGGACCCATGATCTCGACCAAGGAGTTGCCCCTGCGAGACAGATCAGatcgatcatcctcctcttcagcCAGCAGTGCCAGTCCAATAAAATCGCAGAAAGAGAGTGTCATGCAGTTTTGCCTCTGTCAACCAGATCCGAAAATTCCCCGGCCTCGTAATG CGTTTATTCTATATCGTCAGCATTATCAGGCCATGGTGGTCGCTCATAATCCGGGCTTGGCCAATCCCGAGATCTCCAAGATCATTGGAGAACAGTGGCGATCTCTCTCGGAAGATGATAAGAGTAAATGGAAGGCACTTGCAGAG GAGGAAAAAGCTCGGCATCAGCAGCAATACCCTGACTACCGCTACCAGCCTCGGCG ATGTGGTGGTCGATTGATGAATGCACCCGCGTCCCCCATGACCCCGTTCACACCCAGCAGTGGGCTTGGATATCGACCACCATCAAACTTCTCAGTATCATCACCACACCCAAATAATGTGCCGCCAAAAAGTGTCCAAGGCCACGAAAAGGACCCCAATCCAGTACCGAAGTCGGCAAAGATGGACCACGACCCCCATTCTCGCCACAGACACTGGGAGGGACCCGGTGGTCGCTCTCCTGACAATAAACGCCGCCGAGTATCCCACAGCTCATTCAAGCCAACTTTACATCCCTCCTACCGGGACCACAGTCCCGGAAATGGCATCCCCGAATCACCGCACCCTATGACCCCTTGGAGTGCTCGCCCCGATATGCCACCACGCCACCTCCCCATGCTTCAACCGCAACGGCCATATCAAAGTGTCCCGGGGCAGCCACACCCTGATCCCAGTCTGAAGCTACCACCACTCCAGACTACGACACCGGTGATGACACCCATAACACCCTTTCCGCAAGAAGGGTCCAGTGTCGAAGCAACGGTCATGACAATCCCCTTCCTCAACAAGATCAAAGTCCTCGCTAAGATCTCCCCGCCCCTCCTCCCCTCATTCCGGGACGGCATCCCACCAGCCCGCGGCCCCGTCATCGCTGTGGACGGCCAAGATCCTGAGCTCGTACAAACAGCGGTCGAATACCTCAACAACCTCCTACAAAAGGAGACAAAGTATCACGTACGAGTCTTCGACGGACCAGAAATCAAAGCACCCCGACCCACCTCCGCAGAAGCAGGCCAGATGGGTGATGCCACAGTCGACTACCTCAACACCATCTCAGCCTGGCACCGGATCTCCGACGAAATCATCGGCTTCGTAAAATCCACCTCAAGAGCTGGCTCCGTCGATGCCCGCTCCATAGTAACAGACGAGGAACCCCTCGTACCAAACGTCTCCCCCCGCACCCTCATACCCAAGACCGCAAACATGCACATCCACTCCCCAGCCCAGTCAAGCGAGAACGGCTCCGAAACTAGCGCCATCACGGCAGGCAGTCACTATGGCGTACCTATTGCGCTCGTCCCGCGATACCAGCTTACCACGGCTGATGCATTCGCCTGCTCCACGCCCATCGGCGACTCCTACGCGCCGCTCGATCACTGGCAGTGGATGGCGTCGCTGTGGCGCGCGTGCGTGGGACCTGATATCACAGTTTACATTCGCGAGTGCGGTaaggaggagttggatcgCATGGGTGGGAATCCTGTCGAGGTGCGATTGCAGGATGCGCGTACAGTTGTGCTGAGGAAGGTTGTTGGAAGGGATTTGGAGGAGAAGGCGCTTAAGCGGATGGGTTTTGAGATTGAGGACTTTTTGACTCAGTAA
- a CDS encoding Helicase, C-terminal, whose amino-acid sequence MSEPAQWAPGPSIRSLPINYEISGLPHIFVAPSSPEPFMKSEDQEVMDAPLGPDVTDGLLNIAVKDEPLDLEVPDIPLDSEMIDEPLGTKPPQATHTPLDQYIPAGVLGKFSSKPRYPDSQIARLEKHEWIRTRCLSDSNNVQVFVLPNAQRKKPFKKKPGETEKSLLTGLKLVISMIDSSSEAWNGLIDAHAGLLTNTQSYNEEEESLYYIYNTLQEPKPNFDQITDLHSRRAMDRLLKNSIRGLKTQLHPFQCESAAVMVQREVQPALTLDPRIQPWRGPTGLEFYYDKVSGNILRDKILYPEACGGILAESMGCGKTLISLAVILATQGHFPKIPVEYQTLLNPIRNSTGSLMEMAAAAAGRFSLPWKGYFDRKKARGKYHINCENACVAQSGSYNIPAKSDYQRAKSNFAESAKHIRLCSGTLVIVPDNLVDHWEREIATHISDLKFLVLKTQDETPSTDELLKFDIVLFSKTRCSKENSKYDKSGQRPDAPMLNLHWLRVIVDEGHNLAGKQTGMVNLLRNLKIERRWMISGTPLSEMYGVELSIASREMGTDDTQSSDSHETAILQKSKKAGSSFNYEIKNLDKLGDMVHDFFNLKPWANNTKEWPRYTKIVGEDGISRKSPSLRATLQSLVVRHRYETVKTEITLPPLYNKVVYLEPTFYDRLYINLFLFTLAVNAITSEREGPDYMFDESDEKDKKINKTKLTELIQNLRLAGFWWAGDDNVQSTVDIALEYLEENQEKMTVADLNQLKSGIQIARKAINSPGWNGFKKMHELGVFVRRFPEHARNMWALDPTEAGQEPLLMGITQARHAQQFVMNHLMTPDPAEGLAGEGIKVRRELVQQSQTATNAHNGSPESVNANRPVSKSTSKGSRKHQTFKQKIFRSLPETSPLAQTKLEGVASAKLRYLLDQVLKFQKTEKIIIFYEHDNVASWVEQGLELIAVKFRTYASTASMGSNFKTKHLRDFRETDEVRVLLMSVKQASHGLHIPEASRMYIVNPIWERNVESQAIKRAHRIGQKRPVFVETLVLGNTLEYRMLNRSKNMTAEETTHAGDNPLNDSTMSDIIKNEPFLPMPDEASAGMAPLTHPLGLFDQHKLPIPDHEVVHARGRKPGLQSQKQRRNLESDADTDSTRATGPPAKRSRVGFAGRDQVMGEGALDAVPAPLQTVPGLNSSSGAGGPVSGPSQTGLAAHGTVTGDLPRDGIMTPSLFGPFQ is encoded by the exons ATGTCAGAACCAGCGCAATGGGCACCAGGCCCCTCGATTAGATCATTACCAATAAACTATGAAATTTCGGGGCTCCCTCATATTTTCGTTGCCCCGTCCAGTCCTGAACCCTTTATGAAATCGGAAGATCAGGAGGTGATGGATGCGCCTCTCGGCCCAGATGTGACAGATGGGCTCCTCAACATAGCAGTGAAAGACGAGCCTCTCGACCTAGAGGTGCCAGACATACCTCTTGACTCAGAGATGATAGATGAGCCACTTGGTACCAAACCCCCACAGGCAACACATACGCCTCTTGATCAATATATCCCAGCCGGCGTTTTGGGCAAATTTTCATCCAAGCCTCGCTACCCTGACTCCCAGATAGCGCGGCTAGAAAAACACGAATGGATTCGCACACGCTGTCTTAGCGACAGCAATAATGTACAGGTTTTTGTATTACCGAACGCACAGCGAAAGAAAccctttaaaaaaaaacctggTGAAACAGAAAAAAGTCTTCTAACCGGTCTCAAACTCGTCATTTCCATGATTGATAGCTCCTCTGAAGCGTGGAACGGCTTGATTGATGCCCATGCTGGTCTACTTACCAACACTCAGTCCTAtaatgaagaagaagaatccTTATATTATATTTACAATACGTTGCAAGAGCCCAAACCAAACTTCGACCAAATTACAGATTTACACTCTCGGCGTGCCATGGATAGATTGTTGAAAAATTCGATCCGAGGTCTCAAAACACAGCTGCATCCGTTTCAGTGCGAATCCGCTGCTGTGATGGTTCAGAGGGAGGTACAGCCGGCGCTAACGCTTGATCCGAGAATCCAGCCTTGGCGGGGTCCAACAGGATTGGAGTTCTATTATGACAAGGTATCTGGGAACATTTTGAGGGACAAGATATTGTACCCCGAGGCCTGTGGAG GGATTTTGGCAGAATCCATGGGATGCGGGAAAACCCTCATCAGTCTTGCGGTGATATTGGCTACGCAGGGGCATTTCCCCAAAATCCCGGTGGAGTATCAAACCCTCCTGAACCCCATCAGGAACTCGACTGGAAGCTTAATGGAaatggctgctgctgctgctggtcGCTTTTCTCTACCCTGGAAGGGTTACTTTGACCGGAAGAAAGCCAGGGGAAAATACCACATCAATTGTGAGAATGCCTGTGTGGCTCAGAGTGGTTCCTACAATATACCGGCGAAAAGCGACTACCAAAGGGCTAAATCAAATTTCGCCGAGTCGGCCAAGCATATTCGTCTCTGCTCTGGTACACTCGTTATTGTCCCGGATAACTTGGTGGACCACTGGGAACGTGAAATAGCTACTCACATTAGCGATCTGAAATTCCTAGTTCTGAAAACCCAGGACGAAACGCCATCAACGGACGAACTTCTGAAATTTGACATTGTGCTGTTCTCCAAAACCCGATGTAGCAAAGAGAATTCAAAATACGATAAAAGTGGACAGAGGCCGGATGCCCCTATGCTCAATCTTCACTGGTTGCGAGTTATCGTCGATGAAGGGCACAACCTTGCCGGCAAACAAACGGGAATGGTCAACTTGCTGAGGAATCTGAAAATTGAGCGCCGCTGGATGATTTCAGGAACCCCTCTCTCAGAAATGTATGGAGTGGAACTTAGCATTGCTTCACGAGAAATGGGCACAGACGATACTCAATCGTCTGACAGTCACGAAACTGCCATCTTGCAAAAGAGCAAAAAGGCCGGCAGTTCCTTCAATTATGAAATCAAAAATTTGGATAAATTGGGCGACATGGTTCATGATTTCTTCAATCTCAAGCCTTGGGCTAACAATACTAAAGAATGGCCCCGTTATACGAAAATAGTGGGCGAAGATGGAATCAGTCGAAAATCTCCATCTCTACGTGCGACGCTCCAGAGCCTTGTGGTGCGACACCGGTATGAAACGGTCAAAACAGAGATCACTCTTCCACCGTTGTATAATAAGGTGGTCTACCTTGAGCCGACCTTCTACGACCGGCTGTATATCAACTTGTTCCTCTTTACACTCGCAGTCAACGCAATTACATCTGAACGAGAAGGTCCCGACTACATGTTTGATGAGAGTGacgaaaaagacaagaaaatcaacaaaaCTAAACTCACTGAGTTGATACAAAACTTACGTCTGGCTGGGTTTTGGTGGGCTGGTGATGACAATGTCCAAAGTACTGTCGACATTGCTTTGGAATATCTGGAGGAAAACCAAGAGAAGATGACAGTGGCAGATTTGAACCAATTAAAGTCTGGGATCCAGATCGCACGAAAGGCAATAAATTCTCCAGGCTGGAATGGATTCAAAAAGATGCATGAGCTTGGAGTCTTTGTTCGGCGATTCCCAGAACATGCTCGCAACATGTGGGCCCTTGATCCCACAGAGGCCGGCCAGGAGCCCCTGCTCATGGGCATCACCCAGGCTCGTCACGCGCAGCAATTTGTGATGAACCATCTCATGACGCCTGATCCCGCCGAAGGTCTCGCAGGAGAGGGTATCAAAGTTCGTCGGGAGCTAGTTCAACAAAGCCAGACAGCTACAAATGCTCACAACGGTTCCCCCGAGTCGGTGAATGCTAACCGTCCAGTTAGCAAATCGACATCGAAAGGGAGCAGGAAACATCAAACTTTTAAACAAAAGATCTTTCGCAGTCTTCCAGAGACTTCACCCTTAGCCCAAACGAAGCTGGAAGGAGTAGCATCCGCGAAGCTTCGGTACTTGTTGGATCAAGTGCTGAAATTCCAGAAGACCGAAaaaatcatcatcttctATGAACATGACAACGTCGCTTCCTGGGTCGAGCAAGGCCTGGAGTTAATAGCAGTCAAATTCCGCACCTACGCCAGCACCGCGAGCATGGGCTCCAATTTCAAAACCAAGCATCTCCGCGACTTCCGCGAAACCGACGAGGTCCGTGTTCTGCTGATGAGCGTCAAGCAAGCCTCGCATGGCCTCCACATCCCCGAAGCCTCACGGATGTACATCGTCAATCCAATCTGGGAACGCAACGTGGAAAGCCAAGCCATCAAACGAGCCCACAGAATTGGGCAGAAAAGACCAGTCTTCGTCGAAACCCTCGTCCTAGGCAACACCCTCGAATACCGCATGCTCAACCGCAGCAAAAACATGACCGCCGAGGAGACGACGCACGCAGGAGATAACCCACTGAACGATAGTACCATGAGCGACATCATAAAGAACGAGCCCTTCCTGCCCATGCCCGACGAGGCTTCGGCCGGCATGGCTCCACTTACACATCCACTTGGGCTATTTGACCAACATAAATTGCCGATTCCCGATCACGAGGTGGTCCATGCGCGCGGGCGGAAACCGGGCCTGCAATCCCAGAAACAGCGGCGGAATTTGGAGTCAGATGCCGACACTGATTCGACTAGAGCTACGGGGCCCCCGGCCAAGCGGTCACGGGTTGGCTTTGCGGGGCGAGATCAGGTCATGGGGGAGGGTGCTTTGGATGCAGTTCCTGCGCCGCTGCAGACTGTGCCCGGGTTGAATTCTTCTTCCGGAGCTGGGGGCCCTGTTTCTGGGCCTTCGCAGACTGGCTTGGCAGCGCATGGGACGGTTACTGGAGACTTACCTAGAGACGGTATAATGACGCCATCGTTGTTCGGGCCTTTCCAGTGA
- a CDS encoding Phosphoribulokinase/uridine kinase, translating to MNKPVHEKAVIIGISGPSSSGKTTLARLLQRVFCGVNLPKDKRLNTFIIHEDDFYFPDDKIPYTTTASGKTIQDWDTASAIDIPFLSQALQYVRENGTLPPRLRSKEDQNDQTESGVSDEIVQELRDVVSSRLRDEASGQDTENPTMAFLEGFLLFAPPEQEQHVLRSVHDAIHLPLFLPAAYELVKSRREGRSGYVTVGPAPEPPVQASTDGSDSGDGKTTDIDLDAEDDRPPQNFWVDPPGYVDDIVWPRYVTDHAWLLIAEDGGGHEKKKGGSQALAEADIVRRIGDGTRARTDVGVEVAPGCGSAGMDVVLRWAVELILGHYLDRT from the exons atgAACAAACCGGTCCACGAAAAAGCCGTGATAATAGGGATCTCCGGGCCTTCGAGCAGCGGCAAGACAACCCTCGCGCGGCTCCTGCAGCGTGTTTTCTGCGGGGTGAATCTCCCCAAAGACAAACGTCTCAACACGTTCATAATCCACGAAGATGATTTCTATTTCCCAGACGATAA AATCCCGTACACAACAACCGCCTCCGGCAAAACAATCCAAGACTGGGACACAGCCTCCGCAATCGACATCCCCTTCCTCTCACAAGCACTGCAATACGTGCGCGAGAACGGGACACTCCCGCCGCGACTACGAAGCAAGGAAGACCAAAACGACCAGACAGAGTCCGGCGTATCGGACGAGATCGTACAGGAGCTGAGGGATGTTGTTAGTTCTCGACTGCGGGACGAAGCATCCGGTCAAGACACCGAGAACCCGACGATGGCATTCCTAGAGGGATTTTTGCTATTTGCGCCGCCCGAGCAAGAACAGCACGTCCTCCGTTCCGTCCATGACGCTATACATCTTCCTCTCTTTCTGCCTGCGGCGTATGAGCTTGTGAAGTCGAGACGCGAGGGGAGGAGTGGGTATGTGACTGTTGGACCGGCGCCGGAACCGCCAGTGCAGGCTTCTACGGATGGGTCGGACAGTGGAGATGGAAAGACAACGGATATTGATCTTGATGCCGAGGATGATCGGCCGCCACAGAACTTCTGGGTCGATCCGCCTGGATACGTGGATGACATTGTTTGGCCGCGGTATGTGACGGATCATGCTTGGTTGTTGATTGCCGAGGATGGGGGTGGacatgaaaagaaaaagggtGGGAGTCAGGCCCTAGCGGAGGCTGATATTGTCCGGAGGATTGGGGATGGGACTAGGGCTAGGACTGACGTTGGGGTTGAGGTTGCACCGGGATGCGGTAGCGCGGGGATGGATGTTGTGTTGCGGTGGGCTGTTGAGTTGATTCTGGGACATTATTTGGATAGGACGTAG
- a CDS encoding Ribonuclease E inhibitor RraA/Dimethylmenaquinone methyltransferase, with amino-acid sequence MATLNEQLVTLTANYSPCDVSDALLKLQKMPEGSTARAGYLADLVPFSPTTGRNETIPKIAAPATTFKFLAKDITSPENQYCAVTGGIMATRMKALGIKATVVGGRVRDLKELQATGLPIWARATSTVGSNAEAKAGARDVPVSIGGVPVSPGDIIFCDPLEGVVAIPRELLDQVLELMPKLTRMDEQAKEAVALGMSVTDAFKKFR; translated from the exons ATGGCGACGCTAAACGAACAACTTGTGACATTGACCGCGAACTACTCGCCCTGCGAT GTATCAGACGCCCTCCTCAAGTTACAAAAGATGCCCGAGGGCAGCACCGCAAGAGCAGGCTACCTGGCAGATCTAG TGCCCTTTTCTCCCACGACAGGTCGAAATGAAACAATCCCCAAGATTGCGGCGCCGGCAACGACATTCAAATTTCTAGCCAAAGAT ATCACGTCG CCCGAGAACCAGTACTGTGCTGTGACGGGTGGGATCATGGCGACCCGGATGAAAGCCCTTGGGATCAAAGCCACGGTTGTGGGTGGTCGTGTCAGGGACTTGAAGGAATTGCAAGCTACTGGGCTTCCG ATCTGGGCTCGTGCTACTTCTACTGTTGGCTCCAATGCCGAGGCTAAAGCTGGTGCTCGTGACGTGCCAGTCTCAATAGGTGGTGTTCCTGTTTCGCCT GGAGACATTATCTTTTGTGATCCTTTGGAAGGAGTAGTGGCTATTCCTCGCGAGCTGCTTGACCAAGTACTTGAGCTCATGCCTAAACTGACTCGAATGGATGAGCAGGCTAAAGAGGCCGTTGCACTGGGAATGAGTGTCACTGATGCTTTTAAGAAATTCCGCTGA
- a CDS encoding Arylamine N-acetyltransferase 2, with the protein MAQNPIYTDQQLEWYLSRIGYSHPAQVEGNLLHHLRQDIENDALAALCDLQRRHLTTIPWGNSGLHYSQHHTISLNPQSLFEKMVERQLDGYCMENSGIFLIVLRSLGYLVYATGGRVSHAASKGVDNGLYLPFGHMVLIVIIGEEKYMVDVGFGNNCATAPLLLQEGATATAIEPSEMRIVRESIAEFTDPRQKVWVYQTRYNSESKWLPQICFSDVEFLPQDFGIMNFSVSQSRTSWFTQTFVCMRMIMDQTGTEIIGQCVVSGKEVKERLRGQTAILQVLETEEDRIQALAKYFDMHLRETEIQGIRGMTSELK; encoded by the exons ATGGCACAAAATCCCATATATACCGATCAACAACTGGAGTGGTACCTGAGCCGCATTGGGTACTCCCACCCCGCTCAAGTCGAGGGCAATCTTCTTCACCATCTCCGCCAAGATATCGAGAATGATGCACTTGCTGCGCTGTGTGATCTGCAAAGGCGGCATCTTACTACCATTCCATGGGGCAACTCAGGGCTGCACTACTCGCAACATCATACGATCTCTCTGAACCCGCAGAGTCTCTTCGAGAAGATGGTGGAGCGGCAGCTAGATGGATATTGCATGGAGAATTCGGGAATCTTTTTGATTGTGTTGCGATCCCTGGGGTATCTTGTGTACGCCACTGGAGGTAGAGTCAGTCATGCTGCGTCGAAGGGAGTGGATAATGGATTATATTTGCCATT TGGACACATGGTTTTGATTGTGATCATCGGAGAAGAGAAGTACATG GTTGATGTCGGCTTTGGAAACAATTGTGCCACTGCTCCACTGTTACTTCAAGAAGGTGCTACTGCTACGGCGATTGAGCCATCGGAGATGCGCATTGTTAGAGAAAGCATTGCCGAGTTCACGGATCCAAGGCAGAAGGTCTGGGTCTACCAAACAAGATACAACTCTGAGAGTAAGTGGCTGCCACAGATCTGTTTTTCCGACGTGGAATTCCTACCGCAGGATTTTGGGATCATGAACTTCTCCGTCAGCCAGAGCCGAACTAGCTGGTTCACCCAGACTTTTGTTTGCATGCGAATGATTATGGATCAAACTGGCACGGAGATCATTGGCCAGTGCGTCGTGTCGGGCAAAGAAGTCAAGGAGAGACTGCGCGGGCAAACGGCAATTTTGCAAGTTCTGGAGACTGAGGAGGACCGCATCCAGGCCCTGGCCAAGTATTTTGATATGCATCTTCGTGAGACTGAAATCCAAGGGATTCGGGGAATGACCTCGGAGCTCAAGTAG
- a CDS encoding uncharacterized protein (expressed protein): MGVPFEALIPYGIIMTMFGVTGYGIHYAKRFVNDGKKARWNSDLWDRVMMERDLRITGSLRGQSSNHKAPTGFEVSNPWKIENRIY; this comes from the exons ATGGGTGTCCCTTTTGAGGCCCTGATTCCCTACGGGATTATCATGACC ATGTTCGGTGTGACTGGCTACGGTATTCACTATGCCAAGCGCTTTGTCAACGATGGTAAGAAGGCACGCTGGAACAGCGACCTGTGGGATAGAGTAA TGATGGAGAGAGATCTGCGCATCACAGGCTCACTCCGGGGGCAGTCCAGCAACCACAAAGCTCCCACCGGATTCGAAGTCAGCAACCCATGGAAG ATCGAGAATCGGATCTACTAG